tcttcaactcccaaGGATCTAGTCTTCGTTTCTTCTTGGGTCTTCCTGACATTGTCCTCTTCTTTGGGGGTAATACATCTGGATATGAAGTTATGTCCCACACAAGTTGACCATTAATAAGATAAATGATGGTGTTGTAGGTCTCTTCATAAGTAGACTTCCTAAACCAATGGCCAATGTAGTCTTCtgcatttaaattcaagaatttcattgCGGTTATGGCATGAGTGCAAGGAATGCCAGTAATTAACCACTTTCAACAGCTGCAGTCCTTGTTTTCAAGATTCACAACAAATTGCTCCCCAAATTGTGAAATATATAAGACTTCAAATAATTGATGTGATGACCATCTgtgatgagaacaaagaggacAACACAGTTAGCAACAACATCTTCTTAATGATGAACAAAAATTAATTGTAGGTGTGAAGTTACCTTGGTAACCAATATCTGGTTAACCATGACTGCTTTTGAAATCTGTTGAGAACCTTAGGGCACACAAAACCTTGATATAATGTCATTTTTGTCCTGTTCGTAGCCCATCTCTTCATGATGTAAACCCTAATGTCTTTTAACATACTAATAAGTGGCTTACACCTACTACTGACTAGCACACTGTTGAAGCCCTCACACATGTTGTTCACAAGAATGTCAGATTGTGATCTAGGAGTGAATCTAGATCTTGACCAAACCTGGGAGATTTAAATGTCAGTAAATATAACTGTCAAAGCAAATATAACAGTAAAAGCATAATAAGGTTTGGAGAAAAGTGAATACATACCTAGGTGGAATTGCAATCAAGTATTTAAATGTCTCTACATTTATCTCTTTAATTTTCCTCATTTCAGCCTCTCATAGTTGTGGATATGTGGTTGTTGTTGCCCTCCACATCAGACGTTTAAGGTCTTTTCCAGGGAATTTCTTTCTGAAGTTGGAATACAAATGTCTAACACAAAATCTTTGGTCTACCCCAGGTAAAAGATCTTGAATTGCTGGCAAAAGTCCCTACAATTTCAAATACTCAAGTTAGCTGAGTTATTTCTGATGTAGGTTGTAATTAACATTTGTTATCAGTGACtgaccttttgttggtctgaaatAAATGTACATGCTCCACAAACAGCTTCCCCACCAAGGTTTGCAAtgaaaagctccaagaaccaagtccatgagtctttgttttctaccTCAACAACAGCATATGCAATGGGCAGAATTTGTTCATTTCCATCTCTTCCAACTGCTGTTAGTAACTCCCCTCCATACTTGCCTTTCAAAAAGCATCCATCCAATCCAATGATGGGTCTACAACTAATGAAGCTATCTTTGCATGCTTTCAAGCATACATAAATTCTATTGAATATACACTCCTCATTACTATTTTCAACCTTTATTTTGACTGTTGAACCTGGATTTGCTCTAAGAAGTTCATGACCATAATCATAGATTCTTCTATATTGTTCCTTGAATGACCCCTCAATATTATCTTTTGCCATGGCTCTTGCCCTAAAAGCCATATTTCTAGAGATTCCTACATTCCATTTCCTACTTAATTTGTCCCTAATGTCCATGACCTTCATATTAGGGTTCTTTCTGACAGATTTTTTCATCCTTTGACTTAACCACTTAGAAGTCATCAACTTCACATTACAAAATGTACTATAGCTGTGATCATCAATCACTTTTCTTAGCTGCCATGACTTGGCACCAGCCCTATAGGCACAATAAGCATACCATTTGCATTTCCCCTGGCCCCCCAAACATTTTATAACAATCCTCTTCTTGTCATTcttcatgaatttcaaatttcttccATTACTTAGTGCATAAGTCCTAATGGCCTCTGtaaattccttttttttcagTGAAATACGTTCCTACTTCCCATTTATAATCCGTCAAACTTTTAGGCATGCTAAATGTGGGAAACAAAGTTCTCTTAATGGAATCATCCTCCTCCTCACTATCTGAACCACTATCCAACTCATCTGACACCCACTCAATGTCAAACAAGCCACGAACATCATGCATGGAATCATTATCAATTTTCCTTGATGACTCACCTACTGGACTGCAAGGTTGTTCTTCCCTCACATTTCCTTTCTAACTACCAATGTCACACTCAATGGTGACATCAACTAGACTTTCTTCACTCACAGACTCATCTACATCTTCATCCTCACCATCATCTCCAACCTCTTCATGCTGACCATCCTCTCCAGCCTCATCCTCAACCTCATGATCATCCTCAATCTCATTCTCTTCCACATCTTCTAGCTAAAAATCATTTACATCATGTACCTCAACCTCCTCTACATCATGTACTTCACCATCCTTAACATGTTCAATCTGTTTACCAACATCACTCTCACCCTCCTCCATTTTTGTTCCAACTTGAGCCTGAACCTCAGCCTCAGCCTCACCCTCACCCTTACCCTCCATTTCTGTTCCAACTTCAGCCTCACCCTCACCCTCAACCTCACCCTCACAGTGACCCTCCTCCATTTCTGTTCCAACTTCAACCTCACCCTTCACTTCTCTTGCAACATTAACATCACCATCAACCCCATCACCATCAACTCAATCAATCATTTCTATTATCTGTGGTTCCATGGTATTATGAACCACGTACAAatgaacttcatcatttaacctTGCTATATTCAGCATATGCATAGCACCCCTATCATCAGTCAATAATTCTAACCTATCTGGCACCACTGACTGACCTCCTAAATTGTACCAAAGTTCTTTTATGTCTATATAACCTAAGTCTTTCACTGAAGCTAATATTCCAAAATAGCTTCACAAGTCTAGATCACAAGACCATTCTGCTATCTCgccatcaaattttaattttccattCTCATCACTAACAAAATGCCCACAATGATGGACCAGAACTTTAATATGTTCAGCCATGCAATATTATAATTGAACCACAAGCTTTTAACACCTATACATTGAGGGGGGATATTATGATTTCTCACTCTTTACTAACTAAGCAAACCGTCAGACATCACCCAGACATGGGAACAAACTAACATCCCCACTAAGGCAACACTCAGACAGAAAAGGTCAACATAACTTCTAAACAATTGATAAAGGCACTTTTGGGACCACAACAGTGTAAACATTTCAACATACAGTAACATACCACTCTCGGGACCCATCACAGAATAACACTACCAAATAAACTATAACATAAATGCAAAAAGATAGGACTATCGGGACCACAGCGCAACAAAATCGGGACCACAACAACACATAAACAAAGCATAATAACTACATATTCGGAAAGGCGAAAAGCGAAAAACAAACGAAACTAACCTTAATTGGCCTCCACTTTCAATTTCGTTCCTCCACCACCACGTGATTGTCTTCGTCTTCGCAAATTCTTCCCAGCCCTAATTCTCACACTCACTCACCACAGCAAAATACCTAACTCATGAAATCCCTAATTCccttttaagtttttttgtttaacttaaaaaaacCCAATCAAAATCACTACTTCTGTGATTCCATGCCACGTATATAGCTTTTTTGATTAAACTAATTTCCACGtatttaaatcatttaaattgAGCTCATTACTTGTGCACCACGTAATCACAAACAAACAACGTTACTGATAAATTAACGGAGAtggcttaattgactcattttaacaagtttatggacccgattgagaccgaaaaaaaaaacgatgacccacTTAAGATTGGCAcataaatacgaggaccaaatGAGAGTTTAAACCATTTTAATAGTACATGGAAAATATGATTGTTTATGCGTGAAGTTTTTCCTTTTAATGGCAAATATTGAAGTTTGCTCTAATGAGTGATTTGGAATCTCTAgtgtctttttctcttttgtaattAGGTGATGAAGTGTGCTTTTGAACAACGGATGGTTGATGAAGTGTGTAATGTTTCACCATCACGattattcattttgtttgtgGGAGACATAAAACTACATTGTTTCATTTCAGAGTGGTTGGTTTAGGGATTTGGATAGAATACTAACTTGTTATTACGAGAGAGGGTGCTTGAATTGAGAATGACTAAAACAGTGAAGAATGGTGAAAAGCCTTAATTACAATGTTTGATctatagttttaattttcatttgaggtatattatttttctgataATGAATGTTtcttgttaatattttttttttggttggatttttttaatagaatagaaataaatagtttaaaagATGCAGTTATTTCAAATGGTGCAATGAAAATAACGATAATGAGATGGATGCTATTATTGATAGATAAAGGAGAAAGatatataaagtataaaaaaactCTCTTATGATTTCTTAAAAAATGGATTAAGTTGTTAATAGCGATGATATGTACTGTGAGTTTGATTAACATAGTCCTTAGTTTTCACAAGTACCATGTGGTTTAAATgggatttattttattttttttattatcttttgctGGATCGAGAGAAGCCTTATTCTATTTAGGGATGGCAATTTTACCCGCGAGCATGGGTACCCACGGGTAAAATCCGTGGCGGGTAGTAActatccgcggatatttactacccgtGGGTAACGGTAGCGgttattttaatacccgcttctaaacgggtcaggtacgggtagtatactatccgccccgcggatacccgttacccgcaaaaaattaaaaaataaataatttatatatatttttaattaaatttaattaaaaataaaataaaattatattttattagtttaaattttattaaaattaaattttaatttacatttaatttaatttatattatatatatttgtatttttatttaaattttatttttaaaatgtattaaatattttttttttcgggtATCCGCGGATACGCGCAGGTTTTAAAATACCTGcgggtattttttaaacggATACCCGACAAGTAGCGGATACGATTTTATTCggcgggtcgggttgcgggtactacccgtacccgacccgacccgttgtcatccctaattctattttctctttttggaCTGCGCacatctcttttcttttttatttttctctttcgcGGGATTAGAGTTTGGGGACGATAGGGAGTGAGCATGGCacaagagagagaagaagagagccTTCAACGCCAATTCCCTCGTGCGCGATTTGGGAGGGGGAAACAACAGTGATTGAGAGCCGTAATAGGAAAGAGAGATAGAGGTTTTGGTGGTAGGCGTGGGGGGCACGATTCCTTGAGAGTGAGGTAGAATGAAAGagaggagaagaaagaagagttACCGTGAAGAGGGTTGTGAGAAAAGAGAAAGCGTAGTGGGCAAGCGTTTCACTGCAAGAGCGATAGAAGATGGAGAGCCTTAGGTGTTGAGGGTTTGGCCGTGGGAGGAGCTAGAACCAATCAAGGTTTGGGGGAGCTAATTTCGTATGTTTAATTTTGCTTTGATGCATGATTTGATTCCTGTCGTTGACATGggtaaaaatattgtttatttgattaCTGTTATGATACTATTATGTGCAGCTGATGAACAAGTTTTCTATTATTTGGTATTCTGTTATGAATTGGAATCAGGCCCTGTCTCGGTGGTATTGGATTTTAGGTATTGTCTTTTTCGTTATCATGTTTAGGCAtgaatatattctaaattgacCAAAAAATGATATCTTAATctacattttataatttcatctaTGTTAAACTTGATGTAGAGGTAAGTTAATGCATTTGAATGTTGGTTGGTTATTATTGTATGATTCTAATGCTTCATTGTATTGATGATATATCCTGTAATTGAATGAACTGTAATATTTGGAGATGATTGACTCTACTGCCATGATGTTTACATGCATCAATGTAGGCTGAAATTGATGTTTGagtcaaaagaaaatattgagcTTGCATGCGAGTGGTTTGCTGCCTGTTTAATAGTTATATTGTTGCCTGACTGTATTAAATTATTACTCCGCTCTGCATGCTTGAAACTCTTGATGTTATGCAATACATGGACTGTTATATCTACGTTAAAACTCTTCGTTGCTGCACTAAATCTGCCAAGaaatattagttaatttatGATGTTGTATTGGGGTGATTTTGGATTGGTTTGCATCTGAATTGTTGTATTACTGGGTGGTTACCGAGTGTTGTTGCACTACCATATTTGAGTTTGATTCCTACTTAAACTGTTGTTTTGTATTCATGATCATTTGAGTTGAGCATCTACCGTTGTTGTTTTGGCATTATCCTTGGATGAAATAACTTATGTTGTTGTCTTGTATGTATGGATCGATGATATCTCAATTTAACGCTTCAATACACTATTATTGGCTGGTTGTGTTGTTAGTAGTTTTGTTTGGATAATTTATGCTTGATTTTTGATAGGACTAAGGGTTTGTGAGTAAGGTTTGAGTGCGTCATTGAATGGGTCATTATGAGTGGAGTTAGAACCCTGAGATGCCTTGTAGTGAACTCTTGGCAATAAACCAGAGTTGAGAGTGGTCCCTAATGAGGTTTTGTATTACCCGgtgaaagatgaaaaaattataaacataacGCAGTGTGTTAagtttaattcttataaaactattttgtaaagttgattttataagattgagttaggattaatttaatttcttaatataatataaaaaaaaatttaatagacaCAATGTTTGATCTGAATTAAGTTCTAAATATTTTCATCGTGCACACCATATAGTATTGAAGTTGTTGTCTTTTGAGCGTGGGAATAAGTGATGCCACAAATCAACCTGATCctctatttttattcttatcctctttttcaatttctccccctttttaatacttcaattttataataacaatgTTCCATTATTATAACTAATCTAAAGTAATTGTCTCTCCTATTTTGTTGCATTtcattgtttttgaaaattcaCCATGTCATTCCTCGGTAAAAGAAATATGTCTCCCTAATCTTCCAAATTTGAGAAATTCGAGAGAAATGGTTCttctattttgaaaatatgGTGATTTTTTGAAAACAgttaaatacaaacaaaataaataatttagtttaggttaggaacaataattaaacatttttattataagacTAAAGTatcaagaaaagaagagaatatTGAATAAGATGTGGTTAATGTAAGGCATCACTTGTTCCTAAAATTACAGGACAACATGTTTAATTCTTTCAATGGTGTTACATGATGAAAGGTGAAAAACATTATAAACATCACACAATGTATCTTTGAAAAAGTGTTAAGTTTAACTCGTTTAAAACTTGTTTGTAAGGttaattttgtatgattgagttaggtttaaagttaactttttaatatgatatcaaaacATTTTTTCATAGACACATTTTGTGATCTCCATAAAGTTCTAAATATTTTCATCGTACGACTGTTAAAAACTGGTATCGCGAGCGGAATGGCTTTAAAAGAGCGTATTACGGTCAATAACCAAGaggggaggggtgaattggttcttttaaaaattgtgattttcttttaaaacttgtATAAAACAATTggtaaactaaaaaaaatcacacaaagtattttatcctggttcgaatcaaaagattctacgtccagtcatTAATCACTATAAACCATGATTAACCTTTTCCACTAAAATATAGTTCACATATtacaatcaaatcaaataaagatTAAAGACAGAGAACACCTTCCTTTGAGAAACGACGAAAGAACCTACTCAATCAACTTGAAGAAAACTATTTCGACGTAAGGGCAaacttctcctattcacaagacttgataattgattattcagtgaaataatcaattatttgcaCGAGCAATCTTTTCTACTTTGGctcgtgataatcaattattacaccaaataatcgattatctgcatAAGGTTTCTCTAAAATGGAAAACTTCTAAGTGCTTCAAGATTTCAATGTTCGTCATTGGTAACAGCAACACCATATCAATGAaagtattaaatttgttttcttctcaCTATAGGAACAAGTGATGCCACAAATCAACTTGATCTTGTATTCTGGTTCTTATCATCTTTTTCTATTTCTCTACTTCTTTAtacttcaattttataataataatgtttcattattattcataacCTAAAGTAAATTGGCTCTTCTATTTTGTTCCATTCACTATTTTCCAAAAATCACCATGCAATCCCTTGTAAAAGGAATTGTCCCTCAAATCTTCAAACTTGGAAATGGTTCTTCTTCTAGAGAAATATGTTGGTTTTTTGGAGAGAAGTGaaacacaacaaaataaaaaataattcaatttatgTTACAAACAATAATAGAACATTGTTATTATAAGACTAAAAGATCAAGAATGAGACAAATttaagaagagaacaagaataaaaatattgaacacGATTAGGTTGATGCGAGGCATCACTTATTCCTACAATTAGAAGACAACATGTTTCATACTTTCAATGACATAGTGCTATATGAcgaaaattgaaaaacattatAAACATCACGCAATGTGTCTCTAAAAAAGTGTTAAGTTTAATTTGCGTAAAACTAGTTCGTAAGGTTGATTTTGTacattgagttagacttaaagtcaacttcttaatatgatatcaaaacATTTTTTCATTGACACATTGTGCGATCTCCATAAAGTTCTAAATATTTTCATCGTGCAACACCATATATTGAAAGTATTAAAGTTGTTGTCTTCTCATTGTAGGTACAAGTGATGCCACAAATAACTTGATCTTGTATTCTTATTCTTATCCCCTTTTtcaatgtttctttttctttatacttcaattttataataaaaacattcaaTTATTATTCCTAATCTAAAGTAAATtgccttttttattttgttgcatTTCATTGTTTTCCAAAAATCACCATGTCATTCCCCTATAAAAAGAACTATCACTCTGATCTTCCAAATTTGAGAGATTCGAGAGATTTGGTTCTTCTTCTAGGAAAATATAATGGTTTTTGGAGAGCATTAAAATGCAACAAAAAAAAGGTAATTTATTTTAGGTTAGGAATAGCGGAACGTTGTGATTATAAGACTAAAGTATCAGGAATGAGACAAATTGAAGAAGAgataagaataagaatattGAACAATATGAGGTTGATGTGAGGCatcatttatttctaaatatagaagataacatgtttaatcctttcaataGCAGTGTTACATGATGAAAAACGTTATAAACATCACACGATGTATCTCTAAAAAAGTGTTAAGTTTAActcataaaactaatttttaaggTTGATTTCATACAATTGAGTTAGGTTGAAAGTCaactttttaatatgatatcaaaacATTTTTTCATAGACACATTGTGTGATCTCcataaacttttaaatattttcattgtgTAACACCATATAATTGAAAGTATTAAATTTGTTGTCTTCTCATTATAGGTATAAGAAATGCCACTAATAACTTGATCTTGTATTCTTATTcttatcctttctttcaatgtctctttttctctatacttcaattttataataaaaatgttccATTATTATTCCTAACATaaaggaaattggtttttctattttgttgcatttcaatgtttttcaaaaatcaccATTCCCTTATAAAAAGAATTGTGTCACTTTAATCTTCCAAATTTGAGAGATTCGAGAGATGTGGTTCTTTTTCCAGGAAAAATATAATGGTTTTTGGAGAGcattaaaatgaaacaaaacaaacaaagataattTAGTTTAGGTTAGCAACAGTAGTGGAATGTTGTGATTATAAGAGTAAAGTATCAAGAATGAGACAAATTGAAGAAGAgataagaataagaatattGAACAATATGAGGTTGATGTGAGGCATCATTTATTTCGAAATATAGAAGATaacatgtttaatcctttcaataGCAGTGTTACATGATGAAAAACGTTATAAACATCACACGATGTATCTCTAAAAAAGTGTTAAGTTTAActcataaaactaatttttaaggTTGATTTCATACAATTGAGTTAGGTTGAAAGTCaactttttaatatgatatcaaaacATTTTTTCATAGACACATTGTGTGATCTCcataaacttttaaatattttcattgtgTAACACCATATAATTGAAAGTATTAAATTTGTTGTCTTCTCATTATAGGTATAAGAAATGCCACTAATAACTTGATCTTGTATTCTTATTcttatcctttctttcaatgtctctttttctctatacttcaattttataataaaaatgttccATTATTATTCCTAACATaaaggaaattggtttttctattttgttgcatttcaatgtttttcaaaaatcaccATTCCCTTATAAAAAGAATTGTGTCACTTTAATCTTCCAAATTTGAGAGATTCGAGAGATGTGGTTCTTTTTCCAGGAAAAATATAATGGTTTTTGGAGAGcattaaaatgaaacaaaacaaacaaagataattTAGTTTAGGTTAGCAACAGTAGTGGAATGTTGTGATTATAAGAGTAAAGTATCAAGAATGAGACAAATTGAAGAAGAgataagaataagaatattGAACAATATGAGGTTGATGTGAGGCATCACTTGTTCCTAAATTTAGAAGACAACATGTTTAATACTTTCAATAGCATAGTGTTACATGATGAAAAACGTTATAAACATCACGCAATGTGTCTctgaaaaaaatgttaagttCAACTCATAAAACTAGTTTTTAAGGTTGATTTCATATAATTGAGTTAGGTTGAAAGTCATCttcttaatatgatatcaaaacatttttttataaacacatTGTGTGATATCCATAAAGttctaaatattttcattatgtaatatcatatcaTTGAAAGTATTAAAGTTGTTGTCTTCTCATTATAGGTACAAGTGATGCCACAAATGACTTGATCTTGTATTCTTATTCTTATcctttttttcaatgtttctttttctttatacttcaattttataataaaaatgttccATTATTATTCCTAACCTAAagtaaattaacttttttattttgttgcatTTCactgtttttcaaaaatcaccATGTCATTCtcttataaaaagaattatgtCACTCTGATCTTCCAAATTTGAGAGATTCGAGAGACATGGTTCTTCTTCCAGGGAAATATAATGATTTTTGGAGACCATTAAAATGGAACAAAAAAATGGTAAGTTAGTATAAGATAAGAGCAATAGTATAACATTGTTATTAAGACTAAAGTATCAAGAATGGGACAAATtgaagaagagaataaaaataagaatattaaacAATATGAGGTTGATGTGAGACATTACTTATTCCTAAAATTGGAAGACAACATGTTTAATACTTTCAAAGACATAGTGTTACATGATGAAAAACGTTATAATCATTACGCAATGTGTCTCTGAAAAAGTGTTAAGTTTAACtcataaaattagtttttaaggTTGATTTCATACAATTGAGTTAGGTTGAAAGTCAACttcttaatatgatatcaaaatattttttcatagaCACATTGTGTGATCTCCATAAACTTCTAAATATTTTCATCgtgtaatatcatataattgaaaatattaaagttgTTGTCTTCTCATTATAGGTACAAGTGATGCCACTAATAACTTGATCttgtattcttatttttatcctttttttcaatgtctctttttctctatatttcaattttataataaaaaagtttcattattAATCCTAACCTAAAGGAAATTGGTTTCTCTATTTTGTTGCATTTCACTGTTTCTCAAAAATCATCGTTCCCTTATAAAAAGAATTGTCTCTCTAATCTTCCAAATTTGAGAGATTCGAGAGATGTGGTTCTTCTTCCATGAAAATATAATGGTTTTTGGAGAGCATTAAAatgcaacaaaacaaaaaataaagtaatttagtTTAGGTTAGAAACAGTAGTGGAACGTTGTGATTATAAGACTAAAGTATCAAGAATGAGACAAATTGAAGAAGAgataagaataagaatattGAACAATATAAGGTTGATGTAAGGCATCACTTATTCCTAATTTAGAAGAcaacatgtttaatattttcaatgGCATAGTGTTACATGATAAAAAACGTTATAAACATCACGAAATGTGCCTCTGAAAAAATGTTAAGTTCAActcataaaactaatttttaaggTTGATTTCATATAATTGAGTTAGGTTGAAAGTCAActtcttaatataatatcaaaacattttttttatagacaCATTGTGTGATCTCCATAAACTTCTAAATATTTTCATCGTGTAACACCATATCATTGAAAGTATTAAAGTTGTTGTCTTCTCATTGTAGGTACAAGTGATGCCACAAATGAATTGATCTTGTATTCTTATTcttatcctttctttcaatgTCTCTTTCTTTAtacttcaattttataataaaaatgttccATTATTATTCCTAACCTAAAGTAAATTagcttttctattttgttgCATTTCactgtttttcaaaaatcaccATGTCATTCtcttataaaaagaattatgtCATTCTAATCTTCCAAATTTGAGAGATTCGAGAGACATGATTCTTCTTCCAAGGAAATATAATGGTTTTGGAGACCATTAAAATGGAACAAAAAAATGGTAAGTTAGTATAGGATAAGAGCAATAGTAGAACATTGTTATTAAGACTAAAGTATTAAGAATGGGACAAATTGAAGAAGAGAATATGAATAAGAATATTGAACAAGATAAGGTTGATGTAAGGCATCCCTTGTTCTTAAAATTAGAAGACATGTTTAATACTTTCAATAGCATAGTGTTACATGATGAAAAATGTTATA
This sequence is a window from Vigna angularis cultivar LongXiaoDou No.4 chromosome 2, ASM1680809v1, whole genome shotgun sequence. Protein-coding genes within it:
- the LOC108327195 gene encoding uncharacterized protein LOC108327195, with the translated sequence MEEGHCEGEVEGEGEAEVGTEMEGKGEGEAEAEVQAQVGTKMEEGESDVGKQIEHVKDGELEDVEENEIEDDHEVEDEAGEDGQHEEVGDDGEDEDVDESKGNVREEQPCSPVGESSRKIDNDSMHDVRGLFDIEWVSDELDSGSDSEEEDDSIKRTLFPTFSMPKSLTDYKWEVGTAGAKSWQLRKVIDDHSYSTFCNVKLMTSKWLSQRMKKSVRKNPNMKVMDIRDKLSRKWNVGISRNMAFRARAMAKDNIEGSFKEQYRRIYDYGHELLRANPGSTVKIKVENSNEECIFNRIYVCLKACKDSFISCRPIIGLDGCFLKGKYGGELLTAVGRDGNEQILPIAYAVVEVENKDSWTWFLELFIANLGGEAVCGACTFISDQQKGLLPAIQDLLPGVDQRFCVRHLYSNFRKKFPGKDLKRLMWRATTTTYPQL